In a single window of the Flavobacterium ammoniigenes genome:
- the ftsH gene encoding ATP-dependent zinc metalloprotease FtsH, which yields MANNNPNPNKFKVSPWLVYVGILLIFLFISFATGGSNFEEPAQLTSSKFNNLLEKGQIEKVIVYNKSEAEVYLTAAALKDKSNSKVAKDVFDRPNAGPHYTLEIGNDQIFQTKLEKAVGEGKLKDFNFLQKSNWTDIFVSLLPIIVIIAVWIFIMRRMSGGGAGGGGQIFNIGKSKAKLFDEKTDIKTTFKDVAGLEGAKEEIQEIVEFLKNPEKYTNLGGKIPKGALLVGPPGTGKTLLAKAVAGEAQVPFFSLSGSDFVEMFVGVGASRVRDLFKQAKEKAPAIIFIDEIDAVGRARGKNNMSGGNDERENTLNQLLTEMDGFGTNSNVIVLAATNRADVLDKALMRAGRFDRQIFVDLPDIRERGEIFKVHLAPLKKVEGLDVDFLAKQTPGFSGADIANVCNEAALIAARNNKTAVDKQDFLDAVDRIIGGLEKKNKIVTPEEKKAIAIHEAGHATVSWMLEHAAPLIKVTIVPRGQSLGAAWYLPEERLIVRPDQMLDEMCATMGGRAAEKVIFNRISTGALSDLEKVTRQARAMVTVYGLNEKIGNVTYYDSSGQSEYSFSKPYSDETAKVIDEEISSLIEGQYQRAIQILEENKEKLNQLADILIEKEVIFKDDLEAIFGKRSFDENLEEVVS from the coding sequence ATGGCGAATAATAATCCGAATCCGAATAAATTTAAAGTAAGTCCTTGGTTAGTTTACGTAGGAATTCTTCTTATTTTTCTTTTCATCAGTTTTGCGACTGGCGGAAGTAATTTTGAGGAACCAGCCCAATTAACCTCGTCTAAATTCAATAATTTACTTGAAAAAGGACAAATTGAAAAAGTAATTGTATACAACAAAAGTGAAGCAGAAGTATACCTAACAGCTGCAGCTTTAAAGGACAAATCTAACTCGAAAGTAGCGAAAGATGTTTTCGATCGTCCAAATGCTGGTCCTCACTACACTTTAGAAATTGGTAACGACCAAATTTTCCAAACCAAATTAGAAAAAGCGGTAGGAGAAGGAAAATTAAAAGATTTCAACTTCTTACAAAAAAGCAATTGGACCGATATTTTTGTTAGCCTATTACCAATAATTGTAATCATTGCCGTATGGATCTTCATCATGAGAAGAATGTCTGGTGGTGGAGCTGGTGGTGGCGGGCAAATTTTCAATATCGGAAAATCAAAAGCCAAATTGTTTGATGAAAAAACAGATATTAAAACTACTTTCAAAGATGTAGCCGGTTTAGAAGGTGCTAAAGAAGAAATTCAAGAAATCGTAGAATTCTTAAAAAATCCTGAAAAATACACCAATTTAGGAGGTAAAATTCCGAAAGGAGCATTGCTTGTTGGGCCTCCTGGGACTGGTAAAACCTTGTTAGCCAAAGCAGTTGCTGGCGAAGCACAAGTACCTTTTTTCTCATTGTCAGGTTCTGATTTTGTGGAAATGTTTGTAGGTGTTGGTGCGTCTAGAGTGCGTGATTTATTCAAACAAGCCAAAGAAAAGGCACCTGCCATTATCTTCATTGATGAAATTGATGCTGTGGGTAGAGCTAGAGGAAAAAACAATATGTCAGGTGGTAACGACGAACGTGAAAATACATTGAATCAGTTGTTAACAGAGATGGATGGTTTTGGAACCAATTCAAATGTTATCGTACTAGCCGCTACTAACCGTGCAGACGTTTTAGATAAAGCATTAATGCGTGCTGGTCGTTTTGACAGACAAATTTTTGTAGACTTACCAGACATTCGCGAACGCGGTGAAATCTTTAAAGTACATTTAGCGCCTTTGAAAAAAGTGGAAGGTTTGGACGTTGACTTTTTAGCCAAACAAACACCCGGTTTTTCAGGAGCTGACATTGCTAACGTGTGTAACGAAGCGGCTTTAATTGCTGCTAGAAATAATAAAACTGCTGTAGACAAACAAGATTTCTTAGACGCTGTAGATCGAATTATTGGCGGATTAGAAAAGAAAAATAAAATTGTAACTCCTGAGGAGAAAAAAGCAATTGCTATTCACGAGGCTGGTCACGCCACAGTAAGTTGGATGTTGGAGCATGCCGCACCATTAATTAAAGTAACAATTGTTCCAAGAGGACAAAGTTTAGGTGCTGCTTGGTATTTACCTGAAGAGCGTTTGATCGTTCGTCCTGACCAAATGTTAGACGAAATGTGTGCAACCATGGGAGGAAGAGCTGCTGAAAAAGTAATTTTTAACAGAATTTCAACTGGTGCTTTGAGTGACTTAGAAAAAGTAACTCGCCAAGCTAGAGCAATGGTAACCGTTTATGGATTGAATGAAAAAATTGGAAATGTAACCTATTATGATTCTTCTGGTCAAAGTGAATACAGCTTTTCAAAACCTTATTCAGATGAAACTGCTAAAGTGATTGATGAAGAAATTTCTAGTTTAATTGAAGGTCAATACCAAAGAGCCATTCAAATATTGGAAGAAAACAAAGAAAAATTAAATCAATTAGCTGATATTCTGATTGAGAAAGAAGTAATATTTAAAGATGATTTGGAAGCAATATTTGGCAAAAGAAGTTTTGACGAAAATTTAGAAGAAGTAGTTTCCTAA
- the rsfS gene encoding ribosome silencing factor yields MAKKTINNDALIANIIKGIEEVKGNDVDILDLREIDTAVCDYFIICNGTSNTQVNAIVSSIQKTVSKELKDKPWHVEGTDNAEWVLMDYVNVVVHVFQKHIREYYNIESLWGDAKITSIENKY; encoded by the coding sequence ATGGCGAAAAAGACTATAAATAATGATGCACTTATTGCAAACATCATTAAGGGAATCGAAGAAGTAAAAGGAAATGATGTTGATATCTTAGATTTAAGAGAAATAGATACCGCAGTTTGCGATTATTTCATCATCTGCAACGGAACCTCTAACACTCAGGTTAACGCCATTGTAAGCTCCATACAAAAAACCGTATCCAAAGAATTGAAAGACAAGCCTTGGCATGTTGAAGGTACTGATAATGCCGAATGGGTTTTAATGGACTATGTTAATGTTGTGGTTCACGTATTTCAAAAACACATTCGTGAATACTACAATATCGAAAGCCTTTGGGGAGATGCAAAAATTACTTCAATCGAAAACAAATACTAA
- a CDS encoding biotin--[acetyl-CoA-carboxylase] ligase: MKLIKLDAIDSTNEFLKGLSAQQDLENFTVVTAENQTKGKGQRGAVWNSEVGKNLIMSVLVRDFLTDINAIFNLNIAFSLAVIAALKKKNIPDLSIKWPNDILSANKKIGGILIENSIKSDAAILSIVGLGLNVNQTNFEGLPKASSLSIIIGQNLDKEELLSEIMANLEKNVAESLQNPTNLRQQYVDLIYKKDIPMPFMNQNNKKFMGIIQGISPIGRLLVLLVDDSVVEFDIKEVQMLY; this comes from the coding sequence ATGAAACTAATCAAACTCGATGCCATAGATTCGACCAACGAATTTCTTAAAGGATTATCGGCCCAACAAGATCTTGAAAACTTCACAGTCGTTACTGCTGAGAACCAAACTAAAGGAAAGGGACAAAGGGGTGCAGTTTGGAATTCAGAGGTTGGTAAAAACCTAATTATGAGTGTTTTGGTCCGTGATTTTTTAACGGATATCAATGCTATTTTTAATTTAAATATAGCTTTTTCTTTAGCAGTTATCGCAGCCTTAAAAAAGAAAAATATTCCGGATTTGAGTATTAAATGGCCCAACGACATTCTGTCAGCCAACAAAAAAATTGGAGGTATTTTGATTGAAAATAGTATTAAAAGTGATGCAGCTATACTTTCAATAGTTGGTTTGGGTTTAAATGTGAATCAAACAAATTTTGAAGGATTGCCTAAGGCCTCTTCTTTATCAATAATAATCGGACAGAACTTGGACAAAGAAGAATTGCTTTCAGAAATTATGGCCAACTTGGAAAAGAACGTTGCTGAGAGTCTACAAAACCCAACGAATTTGCGTCAACAGTATGTAGACTTAATTTATAAAAAAGATATCCCGATGCCTTTTATGAATCAAAATAATAAAAAATTCATGGGAATAATTCAAGGCATTTCTCCTATTGGAAGATTACTAGTTTTGCTGGTGGACGATTCAGTTGTTGAATTTGATATCAAAGAAGTTCAAATGTTATACTAA
- a CDS encoding SRPBCC family protein has translation MNLESPKVSVQKSAQELFDLLSEVKNFEQLMPENIAKFEVIGADAFIFGLKGMPEIKLVIKEKVAPSKLVLGAASDKLPFTLTASIDTVTENSADVKLDFEGDFNPMMAMMIKGPIQKFIETLSENMHKI, from the coding sequence ATGAATTTAGAAAGTCCTAAAGTAAGTGTTCAAAAATCAGCTCAAGAATTGTTTGATCTATTGTCTGAAGTGAAAAACTTTGAACAATTAATGCCTGAAAATATTGCAAAATTTGAAGTGATTGGTGCTGATGCTTTTATTTTTGGTTTGAAAGGAATGCCTGAAATCAAATTAGTAATCAAAGAAAAAGTAGCTCCTAGTAAATTAGTTTTAGGTGCTGCTAGCGACAAACTACCTTTTACTTTAACCGCTTCAATTGACACAGTTACAGAAAATAGCGCTGATGTAAAATTAGATTTTGAAGGTGATTTTAATCCAATGATGGCCATGATGATTAAAGGGCCAATTCAAAAATTCATAGAAACCTTATCAGAAAATATGCACAAAATATAA
- the pyrE gene encoding orotate phosphoribosyltransferase, producing MIFNKETAEKTAELLLQINAIKLNPRNPFTWASGWKSPIYCDNRLILSFPAIRNYVRDEFAKNIEKQFGKPDVIAGVATGAIGIGILVAESMGLPFVYVRPEPKKHGRQNQVEGFLQKGQNVVVVEDLISTGNSSLLAVEALKEAGANIKGMAAIFTYGFDVAEENFKKANVELYTLSNYKNLLNLAVAKTYITEEEQQTLSEWNVNPSTWNV from the coding sequence ATGATTTTTAATAAAGAAACAGCCGAAAAAACAGCCGAATTGCTTTTGCAAATAAATGCAATTAAATTGAATCCAAGAAATCCTTTTACATGGGCTTCTGGATGGAAATCGCCAATCTATTGCGACAACCGCCTAATCCTTTCATTTCCAGCTATCCGAAATTATGTTCGTGATGAGTTTGCCAAAAATATTGAAAAACAATTTGGGAAACCAGACGTCATTGCCGGTGTTGCAACTGGAGCTATTGGAATTGGTATTCTTGTTGCTGAAAGCATGGGATTGCCTTTTGTATATGTACGCCCAGAACCTAAAAAACACGGAAGACAAAATCAAGTAGAGGGCTTTTTACAAAAAGGACAAAATGTAGTGGTAGTAGAAGACTTAATTAGCACCGGAAATAGTAGTTTACTTGCTGTAGAAGCTTTGAAAGAAGCAGGCGCTAACATCAAAGGTATGGCCGCTATATTTACCTATGGATTTGATGTAGCCGAGGAAAATTTCAAAAAAGCTAATGTGGAATTATACACTTTAAGCAATTACAAAAACTTATTGAATTTAGCTGTAGCCAAAACCTATATCACCGAAGAAGAACAACAAACCTTGAGCGAATGGAATGTAAATCCTTCAACTTGGAATGTGTAA
- a CDS encoding NUDIX hydrolase: protein MYKVFVNDKPLFLTNHISKETDFQLFLLESIDIEQLIVKIFQNKIQKAYLYHPDEKEILKTLKEKIPVNKAGGGLVYNKKGEVLFIFRNGKWDLPKGGTNKGEEIEDTAMREVEEETGVGQLKVTKKLQKTYHVFKRNGKYRLKITHWFEMTSDYEGTLVGQAEEGIEKVAWLSPIQIKEALKNSYENIKLLFEEESLG from the coding sequence ATGTATAAAGTTTTTGTGAACGACAAACCACTTTTTTTAACAAATCATATCTCTAAGGAGACCGATTTTCAATTGTTTTTGTTAGAAAGTATTGACATCGAACAGCTTATTGTAAAAATTTTTCAAAATAAAATTCAAAAAGCCTATCTCTATCATCCTGATGAAAAGGAAATTTTGAAGACTTTAAAAGAAAAAATCCCTGTAAATAAAGCGGGAGGAGGTTTAGTATACAACAAAAAAGGGGAGGTGCTCTTTATTTTTAGAAATGGAAAATGGGATTTACCCAAAGGCGGAACCAACAAAGGCGAAGAAATTGAAGATACCGCTATGCGTGAAGTAGAAGAAGAAACCGGAGTTGGTCAATTAAAAGTAACCAAAAAGCTCCAAAAAACCTATCACGTATTTAAGCGCAATGGAAAATATCGACTCAAAATTACGCATTGGTTTGAAATGACTTCTGATTATGAAGGTACACTTGTAGGGCAAGCCGAAGAAGGAATTGAAAAAGTAGCTTGGCTAAGTCCGATACAAATTAAAGAAGCCTTGAAAAACTCCTATGAAAATATCAAATTATTATTTGAAGAAGAATCACTCGGATAA
- a CDS encoding RsmB/NOP family class I SAM-dependent RNA methyltransferase — protein MRLHRNLVYTTIDALNAIFNEGEYADKVVARSLKKDKRWGSSDRKFVAETIYEIVRWKRLYSEIAEVKEPFDRDNLWRIFAVWAVLRGYPIPDWRQLDGTPERKIKGRFDELSKIRTFKESIPDWMDELGVKELGEKVWSKEITAQNQPAKVILRVNTLKTTKEKLKAILMDLNIDTDYLKDQPDALVLKERANVFLTDAFKQGFFEVQDANSQLVAAFLDVKPGMRVVDTCAGAGGKTLHIASLMENKGQLIAMDLYESKLKQLKLRAKRNSAFNIEYRIIDSTKVIKKLHEKADRVLIDAPCSGLGVLKRNPDAKWKLQPEFIDNIRKVQAEVLENYSKIVKPGGKLVYATCSILPSENQEQVQRFLNTEIGKQFHFVEDRKILASDSGFDGFYMALLERKTI, from the coding sequence ATGAGATTACATAGAAATTTAGTTTACACAACCATTGACGCTTTAAATGCCATTTTCAACGAAGGAGAATATGCTGACAAAGTAGTGGCACGTTCTTTAAAAAAAGACAAACGTTGGGGAAGTTCTGACAGAAAATTTGTTGCTGAAACAATATATGAAATAGTACGATGGAAACGATTATATTCAGAAATTGCCGAAGTTAAAGAACCTTTTGATAGAGATAATTTATGGCGAATTTTTGCAGTTTGGGCTGTACTTAGAGGCTACCCTATTCCTGATTGGCGTCAATTAGATGGAACCCCTGAACGAAAAATTAAAGGACGTTTTGATGAATTATCTAAAATAAGAACCTTCAAAGAATCTATTCCCGATTGGATGGATGAATTAGGTGTAAAAGAGTTAGGTGAGAAAGTTTGGTCAAAAGAAATTACGGCTCAAAACCAACCTGCAAAAGTGATTCTTCGTGTCAATACATTAAAAACTACTAAAGAAAAACTGAAAGCCATCCTCATGGATTTGAATATCGATACTGATTATTTGAAAGACCAACCGGATGCTTTAGTTTTAAAAGAAAGAGCCAATGTATTCTTAACAGATGCTTTCAAACAAGGTTTCTTTGAAGTACAAGATGCCAATTCACAATTAGTAGCTGCTTTTCTTGATGTAAAGCCTGGAATGCGTGTTGTAGATACTTGTGCTGGTGCTGGTGGTAAAACCTTGCATATTGCATCTTTAATGGAAAATAAAGGCCAATTGATTGCTATGGATTTGTACGAAAGTAAATTGAAGCAATTAAAATTAAGAGCTAAAAGAAACAGCGCTTTCAATATAGAATACCGAATTATTGATTCTACAAAAGTGATCAAAAAACTACATGAAAAAGCTGATCGTGTGTTGATTGACGCACCATGTAGCGGTTTGGGAGTTTTAAAAAGAAATCCTGATGCTAAATGGAAATTACAACCAGAATTCATCGATAATATTCGAAAAGTTCAAGCTGAAGTATTGGAGAATTATTCAAAAATTGTAAAGCCTGGTGGTAAATTAGTCTATGCAACTTGTTCTATTTTACCTTCAGAAAACCAAGAACAAGTACAACGTTTCTTGAATACTGAAATTGGAAAACAATTTCATTTTGTTGAAGACCGAAAAATATTGGCCTCGGACTCAGGTTTTGATGGATTTTATATGGCACTGTTAGAAAGAAAAACTATCTAA
- a CDS encoding KUP/HAK/KT family potassium transporter, whose product MSVAHKDLHSKLTLGGLLVSLGIIYGDIGTSPLYVMKAILGDHIINADIVLGGISCVFWTLTLQTTIKYVLITLSADNHGEGGIFALYALVKKTKIRWLIVPAIIGGSALLADGIITPPISVSSAVEGVRTFYPEINTIPIVIGILFILFTIQQFGTKLVGKFFAPMMLIWFTMLAVLGGIQIAKHTEVLQAINPYYAYKLLSIHPDGFFVLGFVFLCTTGAEALYSDMGHCGRKNIRISWIFVKIALLLNYFGQGAYLIHHEGKTLADLGGKNGNPFYLIMADWFQPIGIVVATLAAVIASQALISGSFTLINEAMRLNFWPKAKIKYPTELKGQLYISSINWLLFFGCVGIVLHFEESSNMEHAYGLAIILCMIMTTILLNFYLIMKRVKWFLYVPLISIYLIIEFSFLAANITKFTEGGYVTLCIALTLISIMTIWYLAKKINKAYTKIVKIEHYKKVLGELSADLTIPKYATHLVYMTNAGRVDEIEEKVMYSILQKRPKRADIYWFVHVNILSEPYKTEYKVTEILKDDIYRIDFNLGFREPTKINLMFREVLKDMVKNGEVDITSRYESLNKNNILGDFKFVLSEKFLSNDSDLLWHEKLVMNSYFFIKKLSLSEERAFGLDSSSVKIEKFPMVLHAPENIGLTRVN is encoded by the coding sequence ATGAGCGTAGCGCACAAAGATCTGCATAGTAAATTAACTCTTGGCGGTCTATTAGTTTCTTTAGGTATTATATATGGTGACATTGGAACTTCTCCTTTGTACGTAATGAAAGCCATTTTGGGAGACCATATTATTAATGCCGATATTGTTCTAGGAGGAATATCCTGTGTTTTTTGGACATTAACTCTACAAACTACAATTAAATACGTACTTATCACTTTAAGTGCTGATAACCATGGTGAAGGCGGAATTTTTGCTTTATATGCTTTGGTTAAAAAAACAAAAATACGATGGCTTATTGTACCTGCCATTATTGGTGGTAGTGCTTTATTAGCCGATGGCATCATAACCCCGCCTATATCGGTATCTTCTGCTGTAGAAGGAGTTAGAACTTTTTATCCTGAAATTAACACCATTCCGATCGTAATTGGAATTTTGTTTATATTGTTTACAATTCAGCAATTTGGAACCAAATTAGTAGGAAAATTTTTTGCTCCTATGATGTTAATTTGGTTTACTATGTTAGCCGTGTTGGGGGGAATTCAAATAGCAAAACATACCGAAGTACTTCAGGCTATCAACCCTTATTATGCCTACAAATTACTTTCAATTCACCCTGATGGTTTCTTTGTTCTTGGTTTTGTGTTTCTATGTACGACTGGAGCTGAAGCCTTGTATTCAGACATGGGTCATTGTGGACGAAAAAATATTCGAATCAGTTGGATTTTCGTAAAAATAGCATTACTACTCAACTACTTTGGGCAAGGTGCATACCTAATTCATCACGAAGGAAAAACTTTAGCTGATTTGGGTGGAAAAAACGGAAACCCTTTCTATTTAATTATGGCTGACTGGTTTCAACCAATTGGAATCGTAGTGGCAACTTTGGCTGCCGTAATTGCATCGCAAGCGTTGATAAGCGGTTCATTTACATTAATTAATGAAGCGATGCGTTTGAACTTTTGGCCTAAAGCCAAAATAAAATACCCAACTGAATTGAAAGGACAATTATACATTTCTTCTATCAACTGGTTGCTATTTTTTGGTTGTGTTGGAATCGTTTTGCACTTTGAAGAATCCAGTAATATGGAGCATGCCTATGGCTTAGCAATTATTCTTTGTATGATTATGACAACCATTTTATTGAATTTTTATTTGATAATGAAACGAGTAAAATGGTTCTTGTATGTTCCTTTAATTAGTATTTATTTAATAATTGAATTTAGCTTCTTAGCTGCTAATATTACCAAATTTACAGAAGGGGGTTATGTAACATTGTGCATCGCACTTACTTTAATTTCAATTATGACCATTTGGTATTTAGCCAAGAAAATTAATAAAGCGTACACCAAAATTGTGAAGATTGAACATTACAAAAAAGTATTGGGTGAATTAAGTGCTGATTTAACCATTCCAAAATATGCAACTCATTTGGTATACATGACGAATGCTGGTAGAGTTGACGAAATTGAAGAAAAAGTTATGTATTCTATTCTTCAAAAAAGACCTAAAAGAGCCGATATCTACTGGTTTGTTCATGTTAATATTTTATCTGAGCCTTACAAAACTGAATATAAAGTAACTGAAATTTTAAAAGATGACATTTACCGTATTGATTTCAATTTAGGTTTTAGAGAACCTACAAAAATCAATTTAATGTTTCGAGAAGTATTAAAAGATATGGTAAAAAATGGGGAGGTAGACATTACTAGCCGTTATGAATCATTGAATAAAAACAATATTCTAGGTGACTTTAAATTTGTTCTGTCTGAAAAATTCTTATCTAATGATAGTGATTTATTATGGCATGAAAAATTAGTAATGAATTCGTATTTCTTCATCAAAAAACTTAGTTTATCTGAAGAGAGAGCATTCGGACTTGACAGTAGTTCTGTAAAGATCGAAAAATTTCCAATGGTTCTTCACGCTCCAGAAAACATTGGATTAACAAGAGTTAATTAA